The following are encoded in a window of Lactobacillus intestinalis genomic DNA:
- a CDS encoding helix-turn-helix domain-containing protein encodes MNKYNNFGLKYKTARKEKGISQEEASKNVTSRARLSRWERGEVTMPFELVLQLLKNINMSYADFMRDDSEKESHFLARVQDLYIDNKTAELKEWAKDLLAQYHQNTNHREILKKAAIIANFYLDLTNENLLAISDAREIELQLEKIETWYDNDIIYFGNVQLLLNPISVYHLSRNINSSIYDRKNEVNIEYVFNALINAACVLIKSKLVRQAQEVVKISRKLELLGYHLLESYRLKYVEGLLAYAQTKEDKKLQTLFSKLAVLPSFDQLLSDFKFGFSQIKEIYAI; translated from the coding sequence ATGAATAAATATAATAATTTTGGTTTGAAGTATAAAACTGCTAGAAAAGAAAAGGGAATTTCTCAAGAAGAAGCTAGTAAAAATGTGACTTCGCGCGCTCGCTTATCGCGGTGGGAGCGAGGAGAGGTGACGATGCCTTTTGAGTTAGTGTTGCAGTTATTAAAAAATATCAATATGTCTTATGCAGACTTTATGAGGGATGATTCTGAAAAAGAGAGTCATTTCTTAGCGCGGGTGCAAGATCTATATATTGATAACAAAACTGCGGAGCTAAAAGAATGGGCTAAAGATCTTTTAGCGCAATATCATCAAAATACCAATCATAGAGAAATCTTGAAAAAGGCCGCAATTATAGCTAATTTCTATTTAGATCTAACTAATGAAAATTTACTAGCAATTTCTGATGCTCGTGAGATTGAACTTCAGCTTGAAAAGATTGAAACATGGTATGATAACGACATTATTTACTTTGGTAATGTGCAGTTATTGTTGAATCCAATTAGTGTGTATCATCTTAGCAGAAATATTAATAGTTCAATTTATGATAGAAAAAATGAAGTGAATATTGAATATGTTTTCAACGCTTTGATTAATGCAGCCTGTGTACTGATTAAGAGTAAGTTAGTAAGACAAGCTCAAGAAGTAGTAAAGATTTCTCGTAAATTGGAATTGCTAGGCTATCATCTGTTAGAAAGTTATCGTTTAAAGTATGTAGAAGGACTGTTGGCATATGCGCAGACTAAAGAGGATAAAAAATTACAAACATTGTTTTCTAAGTTAGCAGTTTTACCTTCGTTTGATCAATTACTTAGCGATTTCAAATTTGGTTTTTCTCAAATTAAAGAAATATACGCAATCTAA
- the groL gene encoding chaperonin GroEL (60 kDa chaperone family; promotes refolding of misfolded polypeptides especially under stressful conditions; forms two stacked rings of heptamers to form a barrel-shaped 14mer; ends can be capped by GroES; misfolded proteins enter the barrel where they are refolded when GroES binds) has translation MAKDIKFSEDARRSLLKGVDKLADTVKTTIGPKGRNVVLEQSYGTPDITNDGVTIAKSIELKNHFENMGAQLVSEAAQKTNDIAGDGTTTATVLTQAIAREGMKNVTAGANPVGLRRGIEKATKVAVDELHKISHPVDSKEQIANVAAVSSASKEVGELIADAMEKVGHDGVITIEDSRGIDTELSVVEGMQFDRGYLSQYMVTDNDKMEADLDNPYILITDKKISNIQDILPLLQEIVQQGKPLLIIADDVTGEALPTLVLNKIRGTFNVVAVKAPGFGDRRKEMLQDIAVLTGGTVISEDLGLELKDTKIDQLGQARRVTVTKDSTTIVDGAGSKDAIKEREETIKHQIEDSTSDFDKKKLRERLAKLTGGVAVIHVGAATETELKERRYRIEDALNSTRAAVDEGYVAGGGTALVNVESAVREAKGDTPDEQTGINIVLRALSAPVRQIADNAGKDGSVILNKLENEKPEIGYNAATDEWVNMVDAGIIDPTKVTRTALQNAASIAGLLLTTEAVVAEIPEDKPQNPAGGVPGAGAPMGM, from the coding sequence ATGGCTAAAGATATTAAATTCTCAGAAGACGCAAGACGTTCATTATTAAAAGGTGTAGACAAGTTAGCTGATACTGTTAAGACTACTATTGGTCCTAAGGGTAGAAATGTTGTTTTGGAACAAAGCTACGGCACTCCAGACATTACTAACGATGGTGTTACTATCGCTAAGTCAATCGAATTGAAGAACCACTTCGAAAATATGGGTGCACAACTTGTTTCAGAAGCTGCACAAAAGACTAACGATATTGCTGGTGACGGTACTACTACTGCTACTGTTTTGACTCAAGCAATCGCTCGTGAAGGTATGAAGAACGTAACTGCTGGTGCAAACCCTGTAGGTCTTCGTCGCGGTATTGAAAAAGCAACTAAGGTTGCAGTTGACGAATTGCACAAGATTAGTCACCCAGTAGATTCAAAGGAACAAATCGCTAACGTAGCTGCAGTTTCATCAGCTTCAAAAGAAGTTGGTGAATTGATTGCTGACGCTATGGAAAAGGTTGGTCATGATGGTGTTATCACTATTGAAGATTCACGTGGTATTGACACTGAACTTTCAGTAGTTGAAGGTATGCAATTTGACCGTGGTTACTTGTCACAATACATGGTAACTGACAACGACAAGATGGAAGCAGACCTTGACAACCCATACATTTTGATCACTGACAAGAAGATTTCTAACATTCAAGACATCTTGCCATTATTGCAAGAAATCGTTCAACAAGGTAAGCCATTGTTAATCATTGCTGACGATGTTACTGGTGAAGCTCTTCCAACTCTTGTATTGAACAAGATTCGTGGTACCTTCAACGTTGTAGCTGTTAAGGCTCCTGGCTTTGGTGATCGTCGTAAGGAAATGCTTCAAGATATCGCTGTTCTTACTGGTGGTACTGTAATTTCTGAAGACTTAGGCCTTGAATTAAAGGACACCAAGATTGATCAATTAGGTCAAGCTCGTCGTGTAACTGTAACTAAGGATTCAACTACTATTGTTGATGGTGCTGGTTCAAAGGACGCTATTAAGGAACGTGAAGAAACCATTAAGCACCAAATTGAAGACTCAACTTCAGACTTCGACAAGAAGAAGTTACGTGAACGTTTGGCTAAGTTAACTGGTGGTGTAGCTGTTATCCACGTTGGTGCTGCTACTGAAACCGAATTGAAGGAACGTCGTTACAGAATTGAAGACGCTTTGAACTCAACTCGTGCTGCTGTTGACGAAGGTTACGTTGCAGGTGGTGGTACTGCCTTAGTAAATGTTGAAAGCGCAGTTCGTGAAGCTAAGGGTGACACTCCTGATGAGCAAACTGGTATCAATATTGTCTTGAGAGCACTTTCTGCCCCCGTTCGTCAAATTGCTGACAACGCTGGTAAGGATGGTTCAGTCATCTTGAACAAGCTTGAAAATGAAAAGCCAGAAATTGGTTACAATGCTGCAACTGATGAATGGGTAAACATGGTTGATGCTGGTATTATTGATCCAACCAAGGTAACTCGTACCGCCCTTCAAAATGCTGCTTCAATTGCAGGACTTCTCCTTACTACTGAAGCTGTTGTTGCAGAGATTCCTGAAGATAAGCCACAAAACCCAGCTGGTGGTGTACCAGGTGCCGGCGCTCCAATGGGAATGTAA
- a CDS encoding SLAP domain-containing protein — protein MNKKIKIISLASAALLTISPLITTPVSAATNATMTSNSVKNSEIYFTYNDEKIPDNGIVPLKQGLPVKEGETLYEIYQAAKETVKLTGPNSTTDVNYDPSEIANQLRDQNVSFVGGERSAAKIIAPITGFTLKLTGSYVNKAGDRKNTTVKVPFGTGEVKNAPQFQLEYIQDGKKQTLNPNSMTFQIAKTSKFNSLNFIGSNGSTYKIMATGSASDSKNVNIKVLKNDVDTTKSGSFGLVQLQATNSEGKSSIISFTILVSPEGKQKLNLMPSDWVAAPEGYRTFVQGAEYYIGNETKIENGVSYTRIYPTSNKKDGVWFQTMYLANPYPAPKIVEKTIMHRALAYSLGGGSKYRHYPAFKKIYVKSTPVEFKGGKYYQVFEKDGTYTSDYLKVSNIDGIKRTLKHNAYVYATSTRRADRQVLKKGTKVTTYGGSYKFKNGKRYYRIEGATKTHKRYVRVSNFE, from the coding sequence ATGAATAAGAAAATAAAGATAATAAGTTTAGCAAGTGCGGCATTACTTACAATTAGTCCATTAATAACTACCCCCGTAAGTGCGGCTACGAATGCGACTATGACGTCAAATTCTGTTAAAAATAGTGAAATATATTTTACTTATAATGATGAAAAAATTCCAGATAATGGAATTGTCCCATTAAAACAGGGACTTCCTGTTAAGGAGGGAGAAACTCTTTATGAAATTTACCAGGCTGCTAAAGAAACAGTAAAATTGACTGGCCCTAATTCTACAACAGATGTAAATTATGATCCTTCTGAGATTGCAAATCAGTTGCGTGACCAAAATGTTTCATTTGTAGGTGGAGAAAGATCTGCTGCTAAAATTATTGCGCCAATTACGGGTTTTACTTTAAAGCTTACGGGGTCATATGTTAATAAAGCAGGCGATCGTAAAAATACGACTGTGAAAGTACCATTTGGAACGGGTGAAGTTAAGAATGCACCTCAGTTCCAATTGGAATATATCCAAGATGGAAAGAAGCAAACTCTTAATCCTAATAGCATGACTTTCCAAATTGCTAAAACTTCTAAGTTTAATTCATTAAATTTTATTGGAAGCAACGGGTCTACTTATAAAATTATGGCTACTGGGTCTGCAAGTGATTCTAAAAACGTAAATATTAAAGTATTGAAAAATGATGTTGATACCACGAAATCGGGCAGTTTTGGATTGGTACAATTACAAGCAACTAATTCTGAAGGAAAATCTTCAATAATCTCTTTCACAATCTTGGTTAGTCCTGAAGGTAAGCAAAAGTTAAATCTTATGCCAAGTGACTGGGTGGCAGCACCTGAAGGGTATCGGACTTTTGTTCAAGGAGCAGAATATTACATAGGCAATGAAACTAAAATTGAAAATGGCGTTTCTTATACGCGTATTTATCCCACTTCGAATAAAAAAGACGGCGTCTGGTTTCAAACTATGTATCTTGCAAATCCTTATCCAGCACCTAAAATTGTTGAAAAGACCATCATGCATCGTGCATTAGCATATTCTTTGGGTGGTGGAAGCAAGTATCGTCACTATCCAGCCTTTAAGAAGATTTACGTAAAAAGTACACCAGTAGAGTTTAAAGGTGGAAAATATTATCAAGTTTTTGAAAAAGATGGTACCTATACTAGCGATTATTTGAAGGTGTCTAATATTGATGGAATCAAGCGTACTTTAAAGCATAATGCTTATGTTTACGCAACAAGTACGCGTCGGGCTGATCGTCAGGTCTTGAAGAAAGGCACAAAGGTCACTACTTATGGTGGTTCTTACAAATTCAAGAATGGTAAACGTTACTACCGAATCGAAGGAGCTACGAAGACGCATAAGCGTTATGTAAGAGTTTCAAATTTTGAATAA
- a CDS encoding helveticin J family class III bacteriocin, with amino-acid sequence MVRITNPNISLAYNLNHYQPSLPGDGDDDLYHVVVQKGNVGESYVYALQLLHNGHNIYVFRGRRQTDVAFAKNDPVLRLIGQGDYTAGGHTQTWEYAGRSGDWLVGTKPSKDDWTIQITRVHIPDGTRIYENIKLPRLSHLNYAGEFHIDMKRVEAAVSPDYQSLLIASVDQTGNGYFSVYSMKQANDKLTDSQYHVSNGIIPDVDIRSLDLQKSFRIPNITDSSKIGSLQGYDIDNGANNIYVSSGFGPGTDGYKTDKSRKIIKIPWNTTEKYQWSEIPLDGTNENGYIIEPEGLQLISDNDVYVTIAYHEVGDNLTVMNRIYRVSW; translated from the coding sequence GTGGTAAGAATTACTAATCCTAATATAAGTTTGGCTTATAATCTGAATCACTATCAGCCCAGTCTACCGGGCGATGGAGATGATGATCTCTATCATGTAGTTGTTCAAAAAGGAAATGTTGGAGAAAGCTACGTTTATGCTCTACAGTTGCTTCATAATGGGCATAATATTTATGTATTTCGTGGTCGGCGTCAGACTGACGTTGCATTTGCAAAAAATGATCCGGTTTTAAGACTTATTGGACAAGGGGACTATACTGCTGGCGGACATACTCAAACTTGGGAATATGCAGGTCGATCTGGAGATTGGTTAGTAGGTACAAAACCAAGTAAAGACGATTGGACTATTCAAATTACTCGTGTTCATATTCCTGATGGAACAAGAATTTATGAAAATATTAAACTTCCACGCTTGTCTCACTTAAATTATGCTGGAGAATTCCATATTGATATGAAAAGAGTAGAAGCAGCGGTTTCACCAGACTATCAAAGCTTATTAATTGCCAGTGTGGATCAAACTGGAAATGGCTACTTCTCAGTTTATAGTATGAAACAAGCCAATGATAAGTTGACAGATTCTCAATATCATGTTTCTAATGGAATAATTCCTGATGTAGATATTAGAAGCTTAGATTTACAGAAATCATTTAGAATTCCTAATATTACTGATTCTTCAAAAATTGGTTCTCTTCAAGGATATGATATTGATAATGGAGCTAATAATATTTATGTTTCAAGTGGATTTGGTCCTGGGACTGATGGTTATAAAACAGATAAATCAAGAAAAATTATAAAGATTCCATGGAATACTACAGAAAAGTATCAATGGAGTGAGATTCCTTTAGATGGAACCAATGAAAATGGCTATATTATTGAACCTGAAGGACTACAATTAATTAGTGATAATGATGTATACGTAACTATTGCATATCATGAAGTTGGAGATAATTTAACTGTCATGAATCGAATTTATAGAGTAAGCTGGTAA